In a genomic window of Amycolatopsis japonica:
- a CDS encoding GlxA family transcriptional regulator: MPGSPRRVLIVGYSNAELLDIAGPSDVLDAATKLGGKPGYEIMLASVDGRGIRCESGLTLQAQHRLDQITGGLDTLIVAGGTGHEAAAADARFVTHVRRLAQQSRRVASVCTGATVLAACGLLNGRRATTHWRFANRLATNYPQVNVDPVPLYVRDGNVYTAAGVTSGIDLTLAFVEEDHGPSVAREVARMLVTYLQRPGNQAQVSMFLSGPPPENRLVRDITAYVAEHLAGDLGTAALAQRAGISPRQLTRLFDAHLSTTPSRYVRAARTENAAKLLCGTELPLSSIARRCGFGSTETLRQAFLDHFDTPPSAYRRVHLRQAFG; the protein is encoded by the coding sequence ATGCCGGGTTCACCCAGACGAGTGTTGATCGTCGGCTACAGCAACGCCGAGTTGCTCGACATCGCCGGTCCGTCGGACGTCCTGGACGCCGCCACCAAACTCGGCGGCAAGCCGGGGTACGAGATCATGCTCGCCAGCGTCGACGGACGCGGCATCCGCTGCGAGTCCGGGCTGACCCTGCAGGCACAGCATCGGCTCGACCAGATCACCGGCGGGCTGGACACGCTGATCGTCGCGGGCGGCACCGGACACGAGGCCGCCGCCGCGGACGCGCGGTTCGTCACCCACGTCCGCAGGCTCGCGCAGCAGAGCCGCCGGGTCGCCTCGGTGTGCACCGGCGCCACCGTGCTCGCCGCATGCGGACTGCTCAACGGCCGCCGCGCCACCACCCACTGGCGGTTCGCGAACCGGCTCGCGACGAACTATCCGCAGGTGAACGTCGACCCGGTGCCGCTGTACGTGCGCGACGGCAACGTCTACACGGCGGCGGGGGTCACCAGCGGGATCGACCTCACCCTCGCGTTCGTCGAAGAGGACCACGGCCCGAGTGTCGCCAGGGAGGTCGCCCGCATGCTCGTCACCTACCTGCAGCGGCCGGGCAACCAGGCGCAGGTGAGCATGTTCCTGTCCGGTCCGCCGCCGGAGAACCGGCTGGTCCGCGACATCACCGCGTACGTCGCCGAACACCTCGCCGGTGATCTCGGCACCGCCGCCCTCGCCCAACGGGCCGGGATCAGCCCCCGGCAGCTGACCAGGTTGTTCGACGCGCACTTGAGCACCACACCCAGCAGGTACGTGCGGGCCGCGAGAACCGAGAACGCGGCGAAACTGTTGTGCGGCACCGAACTTCCGCTGTCCTCGATCGCGAGGCGATGCGGTTTCGGCTCGACCGAGACGCTTCGCCAAGCCTTCCTCGACCACTTCGACACCCCGCCTTCGGCCTATCGCCGTGTCCACCTTCGGCAGGCATTCGGATAG
- a CDS encoding DJ-1/PfpI family protein gives MTDDKKTIAFVVYPGMTPLDMVGPLTVLEGMASTAQEYRTVVVGETKDPVITDNPLKLVATHTYDEVPSPYALLVPGGAAPTLKALADEKLVGYLRGAAANAELVTSVCTGSLLLGQAGLLKGRKAATHWMFRELLGAFGAEPVAERWVEDGNVITAAGVSAGIDLALHLVERLVGAEIARTIQFVIEYDPEPPQGPLDWSKRPYGDLKPLLEHTLNEALADEPALRDRLLAHTGK, from the coding sequence ATGACAGACGACAAGAAGACGATCGCGTTCGTGGTGTACCCGGGGATGACCCCGCTCGACATGGTCGGGCCGCTGACCGTGCTGGAGGGGATGGCGAGCACGGCGCAGGAATACCGGACGGTCGTGGTCGGCGAGACGAAGGACCCGGTCATCACCGACAACCCCCTGAAGCTCGTGGCGACCCACACCTACGACGAGGTCCCGTCGCCGTACGCGCTGCTCGTGCCCGGTGGCGCCGCACCGACGCTGAAGGCGCTCGCCGACGAGAAGCTGGTCGGTTACCTGCGCGGCGCGGCGGCGAACGCCGAGCTCGTGACGTCGGTGTGCACGGGATCGCTGCTGCTGGGGCAGGCAGGACTGTTGAAGGGCCGCAAGGCCGCGACGCACTGGATGTTCCGGGAATTGCTGGGCGCGTTCGGCGCGGAACCGGTCGCGGAGCGCTGGGTCGAGGACGGGAACGTGATCACCGCCGCCGGGGTGTCGGCGGGGATCGACCTCGCGCTGCACTTGGTCGAGCGGCTCGTCGGCGCCGAGATCGCCAGGACGATCCAGTTCGTCATCGAGTACGACCCGGAGCCGCCGCAGGGCCCGCTGGACTGGTCCAAGCGTCCGTACGGGGACCTCAAGCCCTTGCTGGAGCACACGCTGAACGAGGCGCTCGCGGACGAACCCGCGTTGCGGGACAGGCTCCTCGCGCACACCGGGAAATAA